In Ochotona princeps isolate mOchPri1 chromosome 21, mOchPri1.hap1, whole genome shotgun sequence, a single genomic region encodes these proteins:
- the MPPE1 gene encoding metallophosphoesterase 1 isoform X1, with amino-acid sequence MAMIRWVLRRLTFHLLKRRNSLPLKLAAIVLAGLFFCEFLIYYLVICRCHWPEMKTPARGHGGDPVLRAMFLADTHLLGEVTGHWLDKLRREWQMERAFQTALWLLQPEVIFILGDIFDEGKWSTPQAWAHDVERFHKMFRHPSHVQLKVVAGNHDIGFHYWMNRYKVRRFERDLNCEKLFSWKGINFVMVNSVALEGDGCSICSEAEEELTEISRQLNCSRQQGLGASQCGVEELLPASAPILLQHYPLYRKSDANCSGEDAAPPEEKSIPFKEKYDVLSQEASQKLLWWLQPRLVLSGHTHSACEVLHPGGTPEISVPSFSWRNRNNPSFIMGSITAADFALAKCYLPFEDTVLAIYCGAAGLLVLLVLIHFELLAAPLLFGGHLFRMHTTW; translated from the exons ATGGCCATGATCAGATGGGTACTCCGAAGGCTCACTTTCCATCTGCTCAAGAGGAGAAATTCATTGCCGCTGAAACTCGCAGCCATTGTCTTGGCAGGGCTCTTCTTCTGTGAATTTCTGATCTATTACTTAGTGATCTGCCGGTGTCACTGGCCTGAGATGAAAACACCAGCCCGTGGTCACGGAGGAGATCCTGTGCTGAGGGCCATGTTTCTGGCTGACACCCACTTGCTCGGGGAAGTGACTGGCCACTGGCTGGACAAACTGCGAAG GGAATGGCAAATGGAGAGAGCCTTCCAGACggctctgtggctgctgcagccggAAGTGATCTTCATTCTGGGGGACATCTTTgatgaagggaagtggagcacaccCCAG gcctgggcACATGATGTGGAGCGGTTTCATAAAATGTTCCGACACCCAAGTCATGTGCAGCTGAAGGTCGTGGCCGGCAACCATGACATTGGCTTCCACTACTG GATGAACAGATACAAAGTAAGACGATTTGAGAGAGATTTGAACTGTGAGAAGCTGTTTTCTTGGAAAGGAATTAA tTTCGTGATGGTCAACAGTGTGGCCCTGGAAGGGgatggctgcagcatctgctctgAGGCCGAGGAGGAACTGACGGAGATTTCCCGCCAACTGAATTGCTCCCGACAG CAGGGACTTggtgccagccagtgtggagtGGAGGAGCTGCTCCCTGCGTCTGCCCCCATCCTCCTGCAG CATTACCCACTGTATCGGAAAAGTGATGCTAACTGTTCCGGGGAAGACGCGGCCCCCCCAGAGGAGAAGAGCATTCCGTTCAAGGAGAAGTACGATGTGCTTTCTCAGGAGGCGTCCCAGAAG CTGCTGTGGTGGCTCCAGCCACGCCTGGTCCTGAGCGGCCACACGCACAGTGCCTGCGAGGTGCTGCACCCGGGAGGCACCCCCGAGATCAGCGTCCCGTCTTTCAGTTGGAGGAACAGAAACAACCCCAGTTTCATCATG GGCAGCATCACAGCCGCGGATTTTGCCCTCGCCAAGTGCTACCTGCCATTTGAGGATACGGTCCTGGCCATCTACTGCGGAGCAGCCGGCCTCCTTGTGCTCCTCGTCTTGATCCACTTTGAGCTTTTAGCCGCACCTCTTCTTTTCGGTGGGCACCTGTTCAGAATGCACACGACATGGTGA
- the MPPE1 gene encoding metallophosphoesterase 1 isoform X2 produces the protein MAMIRWVLRRLTFHLLKRRNSLPLKLAAIVLAGLFFCEFLIYYLVICRCHWPEMKTPARGHGGDPVLRAMFLADTHLLGEVTGHWLDKLRREWQMERAFQTALWLLQPEVIFILGDIFDEGKWSTPQAWAHDVERFHKMFRHPSHVQLKVVAGNHDIGFHYWMNRYKVRRFERDLNCEKLFSWKGINFVMVNSVALEGDGCSICSEAEEELTEISRQLNCSRQGLGASQCGVEELLPASAPILLQHYPLYRKSDANCSGEDAAPPEEKSIPFKEKYDVLSQEASQKLLWWLQPRLVLSGHTHSACEVLHPGGTPEISVPSFSWRNRNNPSFIMGSITAADFALAKCYLPFEDTVLAIYCGAAGLLVLLVLIHFELLAAPLLFGGHLFRMHTTW, from the exons ATGGCCATGATCAGATGGGTACTCCGAAGGCTCACTTTCCATCTGCTCAAGAGGAGAAATTCATTGCCGCTGAAACTCGCAGCCATTGTCTTGGCAGGGCTCTTCTTCTGTGAATTTCTGATCTATTACTTAGTGATCTGCCGGTGTCACTGGCCTGAGATGAAAACACCAGCCCGTGGTCACGGAGGAGATCCTGTGCTGAGGGCCATGTTTCTGGCTGACACCCACTTGCTCGGGGAAGTGACTGGCCACTGGCTGGACAAACTGCGAAG GGAATGGCAAATGGAGAGAGCCTTCCAGACggctctgtggctgctgcagccggAAGTGATCTTCATTCTGGGGGACATCTTTgatgaagggaagtggagcacaccCCAG gcctgggcACATGATGTGGAGCGGTTTCATAAAATGTTCCGACACCCAAGTCATGTGCAGCTGAAGGTCGTGGCCGGCAACCATGACATTGGCTTCCACTACTG GATGAACAGATACAAAGTAAGACGATTTGAGAGAGATTTGAACTGTGAGAAGCTGTTTTCTTGGAAAGGAATTAA tTTCGTGATGGTCAACAGTGTGGCCCTGGAAGGGgatggctgcagcatctgctctgAGGCCGAGGAGGAACTGACGGAGATTTCCCGCCAACTGAATTGCTCCCGACAG GGACTTggtgccagccagtgtggagtGGAGGAGCTGCTCCCTGCGTCTGCCCCCATCCTCCTGCAG CATTACCCACTGTATCGGAAAAGTGATGCTAACTGTTCCGGGGAAGACGCGGCCCCCCCAGAGGAGAAGAGCATTCCGTTCAAGGAGAAGTACGATGTGCTTTCTCAGGAGGCGTCCCAGAAG CTGCTGTGGTGGCTCCAGCCACGCCTGGTCCTGAGCGGCCACACGCACAGTGCCTGCGAGGTGCTGCACCCGGGAGGCACCCCCGAGATCAGCGTCCCGTCTTTCAGTTGGAGGAACAGAAACAACCCCAGTTTCATCATG GGCAGCATCACAGCCGCGGATTTTGCCCTCGCCAAGTGCTACCTGCCATTTGAGGATACGGTCCTGGCCATCTACTGCGGAGCAGCCGGCCTCCTTGTGCTCCTCGTCTTGATCCACTTTGAGCTTTTAGCCGCACCTCTTCTTTTCGGTGGGCACCTGTTCAGAATGCACACGACATGGTGA
- the MPPE1 gene encoding metallophosphoesterase 1 isoform X3, which translates to MGTPKAHFPSAQEEKFIAAETRSHCLGRALLLEWQMERAFQTALWLLQPEVIFILGDIFDEGKWSTPQAWAHDVERFHKMFRHPSHVQLKVVAGNHDIGFHYWMNRYKVRRFERDLNCEKLFSWKGINFVMVNSVALEGDGCSICSEAEEELTEISRQLNCSRQQGLGASQCGVEELLPASAPILLQHYPLYRKSDANCSGEDAAPPEEKSIPFKEKYDVLSQEASQKLLWWLQPRLVLSGHTHSACEVLHPGGTPEISVPSFSWRNRNNPSFIMGSITAADFALAKCYLPFEDTVLAIYCGAAGLLVLLVLIHFELLAAPLLFGGHLFRMHTTW; encoded by the exons ATGGGTACTCCGAAGGCTCACTTTCCATCTGCTCAAGAGGAGAAATTCATTGCCGCTGAAACTCGCAGCCATTGTCTTGGCAGGGCTCTTCTTCT GGAATGGCAAATGGAGAGAGCCTTCCAGACggctctgtggctgctgcagccggAAGTGATCTTCATTCTGGGGGACATCTTTgatgaagggaagtggagcacaccCCAG gcctgggcACATGATGTGGAGCGGTTTCATAAAATGTTCCGACACCCAAGTCATGTGCAGCTGAAGGTCGTGGCCGGCAACCATGACATTGGCTTCCACTACTG GATGAACAGATACAAAGTAAGACGATTTGAGAGAGATTTGAACTGTGAGAAGCTGTTTTCTTGGAAAGGAATTAA tTTCGTGATGGTCAACAGTGTGGCCCTGGAAGGGgatggctgcagcatctgctctgAGGCCGAGGAGGAACTGACGGAGATTTCCCGCCAACTGAATTGCTCCCGACAG CAGGGACTTggtgccagccagtgtggagtGGAGGAGCTGCTCCCTGCGTCTGCCCCCATCCTCCTGCAG CATTACCCACTGTATCGGAAAAGTGATGCTAACTGTTCCGGGGAAGACGCGGCCCCCCCAGAGGAGAAGAGCATTCCGTTCAAGGAGAAGTACGATGTGCTTTCTCAGGAGGCGTCCCAGAAG CTGCTGTGGTGGCTCCAGCCACGCCTGGTCCTGAGCGGCCACACGCACAGTGCCTGCGAGGTGCTGCACCCGGGAGGCACCCCCGAGATCAGCGTCCCGTCTTTCAGTTGGAGGAACAGAAACAACCCCAGTTTCATCATG GGCAGCATCACAGCCGCGGATTTTGCCCTCGCCAAGTGCTACCTGCCATTTGAGGATACGGTCCTGGCCATCTACTGCGGAGCAGCCGGCCTCCTTGTGCTCCTCGTCTTGATCCACTTTGAGCTTTTAGCCGCACCTCTTCTTTTCGGTGGGCACCTGTTCAGAATGCACACGACATGGTGA